A genomic stretch from Marinobacter fonticola includes:
- a CDS encoding metallophosphoesterase family protein has product MARCDRDIRSMLAGLALCLAVTGLTGHREARAAGGAYTLQLLHFSDVDGEPGVAIDNVERFSALVSAFRTNAVPTLLLSSGDNVKPGPLYDAGASPDLANTLGVPAKGRAGIALMNALGVDASVIGNHDLDGGPAEFAALLMPETGAQGTYPGARFPYVSANLDFSAEPALSDLAAVGGQAGDRVAGRIAPSVVMTVGGERIGIVGGTTPDLPEITRTGGIRLAAGLTTDTVARYPALASSIQTAVDVLVQHGINKIILLAHMQQLDIEQALAQRLSGVDVIVAGGSSALLADANDTLREGHEAAGDYPLVFESPQGEPVLVVNVDGDYEYLGRLVMTFDQEGVIQTGALDPQKNGAWATTEAVVDRLGAQPDPDIEALVSRIRDVLNANSPASSSN; this is encoded by the coding sequence CGGGGCTCACCGGTCACCGCGAGGCCCGGGCGGCCGGCGGCGCCTACACGCTGCAGCTGTTGCACTTCTCCGATGTCGACGGCGAGCCCGGCGTGGCGATCGACAATGTCGAACGCTTTTCCGCCCTAGTGTCCGCCTTCCGCACCAACGCTGTCCCAACGTTGCTCCTAAGCTCCGGGGATAACGTTAAACCGGGGCCGCTCTACGATGCCGGTGCCAGTCCAGACCTGGCAAACACCCTGGGCGTGCCTGCCAAAGGCCGTGCGGGCATCGCCTTGATGAATGCCCTGGGCGTGGATGCCTCGGTTATCGGCAATCATGATCTGGATGGCGGCCCTGCGGAGTTTGCCGCCCTGCTTATGCCGGAAACGGGCGCGCAAGGCACCTACCCGGGAGCCCGGTTTCCCTACGTATCCGCCAACTTGGATTTTTCCGCCGAACCGGCCCTGTCCGATCTGGCCGCCGTCGGGGGCCAGGCGGGAGATCGGGTAGCCGGCCGCATCGCGCCCTCGGTGGTGATGACGGTCGGTGGCGAGCGGATCGGCATCGTCGGCGGCACCACGCCGGACCTGCCGGAGATTACCCGAACCGGCGGTATCCGCCTCGCGGCAGGATTAACGACCGACACGGTAGCGCGCTACCCTGCGCTGGCAAGTTCGATCCAGACCGCCGTTGATGTACTGGTCCAGCACGGCATTAACAAAATCATCCTGCTCGCGCACATGCAGCAGCTCGACATAGAGCAGGCCCTGGCCCAGCGCCTGAGCGGGGTGGACGTTATTGTCGCTGGCGGCTCAAGCGCCTTATTGGCGGATGCCAATGACACGCTAAGGGAGGGTCACGAAGCGGCGGGTGACTACCCGCTGGTGTTCGAGTCGCCTCAGGGAGAGCCGGTGTTGGTGGTTAACGTGGATGGCGATTACGAATACCTTGGCCGCCTCGTCATGACCTTCGATCAGGAGGGGGTGATCCAGACAGGCGCGCTGGACCCGCAAAAGAACGGTGCCTGGGCCACGACGGAGGCCGTTGTCGATCGTCTCGGCGCCCAGCCCGATCCAGACATTGAGGCGCTTGTCTCGCGCATTCGCGACGTTCTTAATGCTAACTCACCGGCATCATCGTCGAACTAG